In Streptomyces durocortorensis, a genomic segment contains:
- a CDS encoding TetR/AcrR family transcriptional regulator — MTPTAAVPQPRATYRRLSVEERRAQLLLAALGLFAHRAPDEVSLDDVAVAAGVSRPLVYRYFPGGRQQLYEAALGSAADELKLCFTEPPEGPPTERVARVLDRYLRFVDEHDTGFSALLRGGSVVETSRTTTIVDGVRRAAADEILRHLGRIGGAGEGEQPAGPRLRMMVRSWIAAVEAASLIWLDDGKRPAAAELRGWLVDHLIALLAATAATDPETASVVSDLLALETAGGPAGQLAERVIPVVAEAAHLLPAAAASD, encoded by the coding sequence ATGACGCCCACCGCCGCAGTCCCGCAGCCCCGTGCGACGTACCGCAGGCTCAGTGTCGAGGAGCGCCGCGCCCAGCTGCTGCTGGCCGCGCTCGGCCTCTTCGCGCACCGGGCCCCCGACGAGGTCTCGCTGGACGACGTGGCGGTGGCGGCCGGGGTGTCCCGGCCGCTGGTCTACCGCTACTTCCCCGGCGGGCGGCAGCAGTTGTACGAGGCCGCGCTCGGCTCGGCGGCCGACGAGCTGAAGCTGTGCTTCACCGAGCCTCCGGAGGGCCCGCCCACCGAGCGGGTCGCCCGGGTCCTGGACCGCTATCTGCGCTTCGTCGACGAGCACGACACCGGGTTCAGCGCCCTGCTGCGCGGCGGCAGCGTCGTGGAGACCTCCCGTACGACGACGATCGTGGACGGGGTGCGCCGGGCGGCCGCCGACGAGATCCTGCGCCACCTGGGACGGATCGGCGGCGCGGGGGAGGGGGAGCAGCCCGCCGGGCCGCGGCTGCGGATGATGGTGCGCAGCTGGATCGCGGCCGTCGAGGCCGCCTCGCTGATCTGGCTCGACGACGGGAAGCGGCCCGCCGCCGCCGAGCTGCGCGGCTGGCTGGTCGACCACCTCATCGCCCTCCTCGCGGCCACCGCCGCCACCGACCCGGAGACCGCGTCCGTGGTGAGCGACCTGCTGGCGCTGGAGACCGCCGGGGGACCGGCGGGACAGCTCGCGGAGCGGGTGATTCCGGTCGTTGCGGAGGCGGCGCACCTGCTGCCCGCGGCGGCTGCGTCAGACTGA
- a CDS encoding AurF N-oxygenase family protein: MTTATDRDMTLLRDAFGPLRDREQIAARLLASSARHSFDPDTELDWDSAVEEGKWFWPPELLSLYGTPMWDRMPEEQRLDLSRHEAAALASLGIWFEIILMQLLVRHIYDKPVTSNHVRYALTEIADECRHSMMFGRMIDWGGAPTYPVPRVYHNLARVLKTVSTTPGSFAATLLGEEILDWMQRLTFPDDRVQTLVRGVTRIHVIEEARHVRYAREELRRQMVTAPRWERELTRVSCGEAARVFSVCFVNPQVYENVGLDRRAAVAEVRASGHRTEVMQTGAKRLTDFFDDIGLLNGVGRRLWRSSGLLA, encoded by the coding sequence ATGACGACCGCGACCGATCGCGATATGACCCTGCTCCGTGACGCATTCGGACCGCTCCGCGACCGCGAGCAGATCGCCGCGCGGCTGCTCGCGTCCTCGGCCAGACACTCCTTCGACCCCGACACCGAACTCGACTGGGACTCGGCCGTCGAGGAGGGCAAATGGTTCTGGCCCCCGGAGCTGCTCTCGCTCTACGGCACCCCGATGTGGGACCGTATGCCGGAGGAACAGCGCCTCGACCTCTCCCGGCACGAGGCCGCCGCGCTCGCCTCGCTCGGTATCTGGTTCGAGATCATCCTGATGCAGCTGCTGGTCCGGCACATCTATGACAAGCCCGTCACCAGCAACCACGTCCGCTACGCGCTCACCGAGATAGCCGACGAGTGCCGGCACTCGATGATGTTCGGCCGCATGATCGACTGGGGCGGCGCCCCGACCTACCCGGTGCCGCGCGTCTATCACAACCTGGCGCGGGTCCTGAAGACCGTCTCCACCACCCCCGGTTCGTTCGCCGCGACCCTGCTCGGCGAGGAGATCCTCGACTGGATGCAGCGCCTGACGTTCCCGGACGACCGGGTGCAGACCCTGGTGCGCGGGGTGACCCGCATCCATGTGATCGAGGAGGCCCGGCACGTCCGGTACGCCCGCGAAGAGCTGCGCCGTCAGATGGTGACCGCCCCGCGCTGGGAACGCGAACTCACCAGGGTCAGCTGCGGCGAGGCTGCCCGCGTCTTCTCCGTCTGCTTCGTCAACCCGCAGGTGTACGAGAACGTCGGCCTGGACCGCCGGGCGGCCGTGGCCGAGGTGAGGGCGAGCGGCCACCGCACCGAAGTCATGCAGACCGGCGCCAAGCGGCTGACGGACTTCTTCGACGACATCGGGCTGCTGAACGGCGTCGGTCGCAGACTGTGGCGAAGCTCCGGGCTGCTGGCCTGA
- a CDS encoding ferritin-like domain-containing protein, translated as MSTHDLYTTPPAEPIWQVPATGAARFSWDYDDGRERLLALYQKGKDKQWDGSKRIDWSLEVDPTDPLGTPDEVLTLYGTPHWAKMTGHDRGELRKHYTSWQFSQFLHGEQGAMVCAARIVESVPDLDAKFYSATQTMDEARHAEIYGRFLHEKIGMLYPVNDNLQGLLGDTLRDSRWDMPYLGMQVLIEGLALAAFGMIRDTTTKPLPKQILAYIMQDEARHVAFGRMALRDYYKQLSDAELREREEFVIEGCYLMRDRLSGVEVLENFGIGKQEAKELSEHSEYLQLFRKLLFSRIVPCVKDIGLWGERLQKAYVDMGVLELGDSNLDLLMSQDEEIAEELDRERFAAEEQARVTEVADAIEEGAAADAA; from the coding sequence GTGTCCACACATGACCTCTACACCACCCCGCCCGCCGAACCGATCTGGCAGGTCCCCGCCACCGGAGCCGCCCGGTTCAGCTGGGACTACGACGACGGCCGCGAACGCCTCCTCGCCCTCTACCAGAAGGGCAAGGACAAGCAGTGGGACGGCAGCAAACGCATCGACTGGTCCCTGGAGGTCGACCCCACCGACCCGCTCGGCACCCCTGACGAGGTGCTCACGCTCTACGGCACCCCGCACTGGGCGAAGATGACGGGCCATGACCGGGGTGAGCTGCGCAAGCACTACACCTCCTGGCAGTTCAGCCAGTTCCTGCACGGTGAGCAGGGCGCGATGGTCTGCGCCGCGCGGATCGTGGAGTCCGTCCCCGACCTGGACGCCAAGTTCTACTCCGCCACCCAGACCATGGACGAGGCCCGGCACGCGGAGATCTACGGCCGCTTCCTCCACGAGAAGATCGGCATGCTCTACCCGGTCAACGACAACCTCCAGGGCCTGCTGGGCGACACCCTGCGCGACTCCCGCTGGGACATGCCCTACCTCGGGATGCAGGTCCTGATAGAGGGCCTGGCACTGGCCGCCTTCGGGATGATCCGCGACACCACGACCAAGCCGCTGCCGAAGCAGATCCTCGCGTACATCATGCAGGACGAGGCCCGTCATGTGGCCTTCGGGCGGATGGCGCTGCGGGACTACTACAAGCAGCTCAGCGACGCCGAACTGCGCGAGCGCGAGGAGTTCGTTATCGAGGGCTGCTACCTGATGCGCGACCGGCTCAGCGGCGTCGAGGTCCTGGAGAACTTCGGCATCGGCAAGCAGGAGGCGAAGGAGCTCTCCGAGCACTCCGAGTACCTCCAGCTCTTCCGCAAGCTGCTGTTCAGCCGGATCGTCCCGTGCGTCAAGGACATCGGCCTGTGGGGCGAACGGCTCCAGAAGGCGTACGTCGACATGGGCGTCCTCGAACTCGGCGACTCCAACCTGGACCTGCTCATGTCGCAGGACGAGGAGATAGCCGAGGAACTGGACCGCGAGCGCTTCGCCGCCGAGGAGCAGGCCCGGGTGACGGAGGTGGCGGACGCCATCGAGGAGGGGGCGGCGGCCGACGCGGCCTGA
- a CDS encoding ADP-ribosylglycohydrolase family protein, whose protein sequence is MTTNPPPAATAAGLAAARRSLEALALGDAFGERWFPLFRERRQALNEIRARRTPPEPLWHWTDDTALALALQRSLDERGQVDQDHLALCYALAFDADQARGYGHGMHLLLPQLLSAPADWRTLAPGLFDGGSLGNGAAMRVAPLGARFHEDLDRVAEQAALSAEVTHAHPDGIAGAVAVAVAAALSVRGEFTLDAVADGTPEGPVRDGVRRAAGTPFTTEPWRAADLLGNGQRIRADDTVPFALWTAARHQGDLEAALWATAEGFGDVDTTCAITGGVVGASTGTAGVPEEWQRKREPLGREAV, encoded by the coding sequence ATGACGACGAACCCGCCCCCAGCCGCCACCGCCGCCGGTCTCGCGGCCGCCCGCCGCAGCCTCGAAGCCCTCGCGCTCGGCGACGCGTTCGGGGAGCGCTGGTTCCCGCTCTTCCGCGAGCGGCGGCAGGCCCTGAACGAGATCAGGGCCCGCCGTACCCCGCCGGAGCCCCTGTGGCACTGGACCGACGACACGGCCCTCGCGCTCGCCCTGCAACGCTCCCTCGACGAGCGCGGCCAGGTCGACCAGGACCACCTGGCGCTCTGCTACGCCCTCGCCTTCGACGCCGACCAGGCACGGGGCTACGGCCACGGCATGCACCTCCTGCTGCCGCAGCTCCTCTCGGCCCCGGCCGACTGGCGCACCCTGGCCCCCGGACTCTTCGACGGCGGCAGCCTGGGCAACGGTGCGGCGATGCGGGTCGCACCCCTCGGCGCCCGGTTCCACGAGGACCTCGACCGGGTCGCGGAGCAGGCCGCGCTCTCGGCCGAGGTCACGCACGCCCACCCGGACGGCATCGCGGGCGCGGTGGCGGTCGCCGTGGCGGCGGCGCTCTCGGTACGGGGCGAGTTCACACTGGACGCGGTCGCGGACGGGACGCCGGAGGGGCCGGTACGGGACGGGGTCCGGCGCGCCGCCGGGACCCCGTTCACCACGGAACCGTGGAGGGCCGCGGACCTCCTCGGCAACGGGCAGCGCATACGGGCCGACGACACCGTGCCCTTCGCGCTGTGGACCGCCGCCCGTCATCAGGGCGACCTGGAGGCGGCGCTCTGGGCGACGGCGGAGGGGTTCGGCGACGTGGACACCACGTGTGCCATCACCGGGGGCGTCGTGGGAGCGTCCACCGGGACGGCCGGGGTGCCGGAGGAATGGCAGCGCAAGCGGGAGCCGTTGGGGCGGGAAGCGGTCTGA
- a CDS encoding DUF3291 domain-containing protein has product MTSIETEISGGEHELAQVNISRLRFPLDSPQLKDFVDGLDPVNTVADEADGFLWRLRSDSGNATDVPVFGDDWLIVNMSVWRDVEALTAFMYAGRHRELMSRRREWFEQIQEAMTALWWVPAGERPTVADAEERLLHLREHGPTERAFTLRTRFPAPAGVR; this is encoded by the coding sequence ATGACCTCTATCGAGACAGAAATCAGCGGCGGAGAACACGAGTTGGCGCAGGTGAACATCTCACGGCTCAGATTCCCGCTGGATTCACCACAGTTGAAGGACTTCGTCGATGGGCTGGACCCGGTGAACACGGTCGCCGACGAAGCCGACGGGTTCCTCTGGCGACTGCGCTCCGACTCCGGGAACGCCACGGACGTCCCGGTCTTCGGGGACGACTGGCTGATCGTGAACATGTCGGTGTGGCGGGACGTCGAAGCGCTCACCGCCTTCATGTACGCCGGGCGGCACCGGGAGCTGATGAGCCGGCGCCGCGAGTGGTTCGAGCAGATCCAGGAGGCGATGACCGCCCTGTGGTGGGTGCCGGCGGGGGAACGCCCGACGGTGGCGGACGCCGAGGAACGGCTGCTGCACCTGCGCGAACACGGCCCGACCGAGCGAGCGTTCACCCTGCGCACCCGTTTCCCGGCACCGGCCGGAGTGCGCTGA
- a CDS encoding amidase family protein, whose product MTRTTRTPSAVARALERIGRLDPALNAFIEVWPDEALAREPEARELPLGGLPFAVKGPAGVRSYAARRLFAAGGVPVGATSVPGPGTVWQTWGQGAHGRTVNPWRADRTPGGSSAGSAVAVAAGMAELATGSDGAGSVRIPAAWCGVFGLKTTNGLLPSPDRSGLASAGVLARSAAGAERYLRHVLDGYEPPAAPPLPLPAVYSEGLGFADVDPEVAAVVRAAVDRLVAAGTVRLLDTGCELLDPARAWQAVRGGAPGDPGAVAVRRANDDRLDALFAAAPLLLTPVTPNRPHGHEGPGDLYSTALTWVFNLSGHPAASLPAGFTGDGCPVGLQLVAARGADVSLLGMAHAVESVLPTVRS is encoded by the coding sequence ATGACGAGGACGACGAGGACACCGTCCGCCGTGGCGCGGGCCCTGGAACGGATCGGACGACTGGACCCGGCGCTCAACGCGTTCATCGAGGTCTGGCCGGACGAGGCGCTCGCCCGTGAGCCGGAGGCACGGGAACTCCCCCTGGGCGGACTGCCGTTCGCGGTGAAGGGCCCGGCGGGCGTCCGCTCGTACGCGGCCCGCCGGCTGTTCGCGGCGGGCGGGGTCCCGGTCGGCGCGACCTCCGTCCCCGGCCCCGGGACCGTCTGGCAGACCTGGGGACAGGGCGCCCACGGCCGTACGGTCAACCCGTGGCGGGCGGACCGGACGCCGGGCGGTTCGTCGGCGGGCTCGGCGGTGGCGGTCGCGGCGGGGATGGCGGAGCTGGCGACCGGCAGCGACGGGGCCGGGTCGGTCCGCATCCCGGCCGCCTGGTGCGGGGTGTTCGGCCTGAAGACGACGAACGGGCTGCTCCCCTCCCCCGACCGGTCCGGGCTCGCGTCGGCGGGCGTGCTGGCCCGATCGGCCGCGGGTGCTGAGCGGTATCTCCGCCATGTGCTGGACGGGTACGAGCCACCCGCCGCCCCGCCGCTCCCGCTTCCCGCCGTCTACAGCGAGGGCCTCGGCTTCGCGGACGTGGACCCGGAGGTGGCGGCCGTCGTCCGGGCGGCGGTGGACCGGCTCGTCGCGGCGGGGACCGTACGCCTGCTGGACACCGGCTGCGAACTGCTCGATCCGGCGCGGGCCTGGCAGGCGGTACGGGGCGGGGCACCCGGGGACCCGGGGGCCGTGGCGGTCCGGCGGGCGAACGACGACCGGCTGGACGCGCTCTTCGCCGCTGCGCCCCTGCTGCTGACCCCGGTCACGCCGAACCGGCCGCATGGGCACGAGGGTCCGGGCGACCTTTACTCCACTGCCCTGACCTGGGTGTTCAACCTGAGCGGCCACCCGGCGGCGAGCCTGCCCGCCGGGTTCACCGGGGACGGCTGCCCGGTGGGGCTCCAGCTGGTGGCGGCGCGGGGGGCGGACGTCTCGCTGCTCGGAATGGCCCACGCCGTGGAGAGCGTGCTGCCTACCGTGCGGTCATGA
- a CDS encoding peptidoglycan D,D-transpeptidase FtsI family protein, whose protein sequence is MIRYIRRAAAFCLLLLVALLVNAARVQLFEAEELNDNPANRRSAIARYDQARGNILVGDRPVTGNRRTGEQLDYERTYRHGPLYAPVTGYASQTYGTTLIENAEDSVLSGTDSALTPLPFWNDFTRSRQPGGDVVTTVKASVQRAAYDGLRGRRGAVAALEPSTGRILALVSTPSYDPERLSGTGSAVTEAWTRLNAAKSLPMLNRAIRQTYPPGSTFKIVTAAAALESRVVTDPDAPTDTPSPYVLPNTRTTLPDESRGCENASLADAIRVSCNTVMAHLGVRVGLAGMAEAAGKFGFNDSGLRIPSGVARSNFDTDMSEDQLALSSIGQFNTTATPLQMAMVASAVAGGGDLRRPHLVDRVTTHDGDTVRQEGSRPYERVMSPSTAVQLQRMMVDTVENGTGSNAAIDGVRVGGKTGTAQHGVDNSGIPYAWFISWAEAPGSGRPAVAVAVVVEDASADRADISGGGSAAPIARAVMEAALEE, encoded by the coding sequence GTGATCCGCTACATCCGGCGGGCCGCCGCCTTCTGTCTGCTGCTGCTCGTGGCGCTGCTCGTCAACGCGGCCCGCGTCCAGCTCTTCGAGGCCGAGGAGCTGAACGACAACCCCGCCAACCGCCGTAGCGCCATTGCCCGTTACGACCAGGCGCGCGGCAACATCCTGGTCGGCGACCGGCCCGTGACCGGCAACCGGAGGACCGGCGAGCAGCTCGACTACGAGCGCACCTACCGGCACGGCCCGCTCTACGCCCCGGTGACCGGATACGCCTCGCAGACGTACGGCACCACGCTCATCGAGAACGCCGAGGACTCCGTCCTGTCCGGTACGGACTCAGCTCTGACGCCGCTCCCCTTCTGGAACGATTTCACGCGGAGCCGACAGCCGGGCGGCGATGTTGTCACCACCGTCAAGGCGTCGGTGCAGCGGGCCGCGTACGACGGACTGCGCGGGCGGCGGGGCGCGGTGGCCGCCCTGGAGCCGTCGACGGGCAGGATCCTGGCCCTGGTCTCGACCCCCTCGTACGACCCCGAGCGGCTCTCCGGCACCGGTTCGGCCGTCACCGAGGCGTGGACCCGGCTGAACGCGGCCAAGAGCCTGCCGATGCTCAACCGGGCCATCCGGCAGACCTATCCGCCCGGTTCCACCTTCAAGATCGTGACGGCGGCGGCGGCCCTGGAGTCCCGGGTGGTCACCGACCCGGACGCGCCCACGGACACCCCGTCCCCGTACGTCCTGCCGAACACGAGGACCACGCTGCCCGACGAGTCTCGCGGCTGCGAGAATGCCTCGCTGGCGGATGCGATCCGGGTCTCCTGCAACACCGTGATGGCCCACCTGGGCGTGCGGGTCGGTCTGGCGGGGATGGCGGAGGCGGCCGGGAAGTTCGGCTTCAACGACTCCGGGCTGCGCATCCCGTCCGGGGTGGCCAGGAGCAACTTCGACACCGACATGAGCGAGGACCAGCTGGCCCTGTCCTCGATCGGGCAGTTCAACACGACCGCGACCCCGCTCCAGATGGCGATGGTGGCCTCGGCGGTGGCGGGCGGCGGCGATCTGCGCCGCCCGCATCTGGTGGACCGGGTGACCACACACGACGGGGACACCGTCCGGCAGGAGGGTTCCCGGCCGTACGAGCGGGTGATGAGCCCGTCGACGGCGGTGCAGCTCCAGCGGATGATGGTCGACACGGTGGAGAACGGCACCGGGTCGAACGCGGCGATCGACGGGGTGCGGGTCGGCGGCAAGACCGGAACGGCCCAGCACGGAGTCGACAACTCCGGTATTCCGTACGCCTGGTTCATCTCCTGGGCCGAGGCCCCGGGCTCCGGCCGCCCGGCCGTCGCGGTCGCCGTGGTCGTGGAGGACGCCTCCGCCGACCGGGCCGACATCAGCGGCGGCGGCAGCGCTGCCCCGATCGCACGGGCGGTGATGGAGGCGGCGCTGGAGGAGTGA
- a CDS encoding FtsW/RodA/SpoVE family cell cycle protein: MTATTADAPPPELRLPKRRGVELVLLVAAVLISVYGYAAVGLARNGAVPPDVAGYGAGLGMLALLAHAAVRFRAPYADPLLLPIAVLLNGLGLVLIYRLDLETPRDQAAPTQLIWSTLGVALFTAVVVLLRDHRVLQRYAYLSVATALALLIVPIFFPAVNGAKIWIRIGGLSFQPGEFAKILLAVFFAAYLAANRNALAYTGRKVWRLQLPAGRVLGPIVAIWLLSVGVLVLERDLGTSLLFFGLFVIMLYVATGRTGWIAVGLLLAAVGAFVVGSFEPHVHGRVQDWLDPFASIDAGRGPGQLAQSLFAFAAGGMLGTGLGAGHSILIGFAAKSDFILATAGEELGLSGLTAVFLLYALLVARGYRAGLALRDPFGRLLAIGLASILALQVFVIAGGVMGLIPLTGMAMPFLAQGGSSVVTNWIIVALLIRVSDVSRRPHPEQVETGVIATTVENGPEAGAGEEDER; the protein is encoded by the coding sequence ATGACCGCAACGACGGCGGACGCTCCCCCGCCCGAGCTACGCCTGCCCAAGCGGCGCGGGGTGGAGCTCGTCCTTCTCGTCGCGGCCGTCCTCATCTCCGTCTACGGTTACGCGGCGGTGGGCCTGGCCCGCAACGGGGCCGTGCCCCCCGATGTCGCCGGATACGGTGCGGGGCTCGGCATGCTCGCGCTGCTCGCCCATGCCGCGGTCCGCTTCCGGGCCCCGTACGCCGATCCGCTGCTGCTGCCGATCGCCGTCCTGCTCAACGGTCTCGGCCTGGTCCTGATCTACCGGCTCGACCTGGAGACCCCGAGGGACCAGGCCGCGCCCACCCAGCTCATCTGGTCCACGCTCGGCGTCGCACTGTTCACCGCCGTCGTGGTGCTGCTGCGCGACCACCGGGTGCTCCAGCGGTACGCGTATCTCTCGGTGGCCACCGCGCTCGCGCTGCTGATCGTGCCGATCTTCTTCCCGGCGGTGAACGGGGCGAAGATCTGGATCCGGATCGGTGGACTCTCCTTTCAGCCCGGCGAGTTCGCCAAGATCCTGCTGGCGGTGTTCTTCGCCGCCTATCTGGCCGCCAACCGCAACGCGCTGGCGTACACGGGCCGCAAGGTCTGGAGGCTCCAGCTGCCCGCCGGGCGGGTGCTCGGGCCCATCGTGGCGATCTGGCTGCTGAGCGTCGGCGTGCTGGTACTGGAGCGCGATCTCGGCACCTCGCTGCTGTTCTTCGGGCTCTTCGTCATCATGCTGTACGTGGCGACCGGCCGGACCGGCTGGATCGCGGTGGGGCTTCTCCTGGCCGCCGTCGGGGCGTTCGTCGTCGGCTCGTTCGAACCGCACGTACACGGCCGGGTGCAGGACTGGCTGGACCCGTTCGCCTCGATCGACGCGGGGCGGGGCCCCGGCCAGCTCGCCCAGTCGCTGTTCGCGTTCGCCGCGGGCGGCATGCTCGGCACCGGGCTCGGCGCGGGCCACTCCATCCTCATCGGCTTCGCCGCCAAGTCCGACTTCATCCTGGCGACGGCGGGCGAGGAGCTGGGACTGAGCGGCCTGACCGCCGTCTTCCTCCTCTACGCGCTGCTCGTGGCGCGCGGCTACCGGGCCGGGCTCGCACTGCGCGACCCGTTCGGGCGGCTGCTCGCCATCGGCCTGGCGTCGATCCTGGCGCTCCAGGTGTTCGTGATCGCGGGCGGGGTGATGGGGCTGATCCCGCTGACCGGGATGGCGATGCCGTTCCTGGCCCAGGGCGGCTCGTCCGTCGTCACCAACTGGATCATCGTCGCCCTGCTGATCCGGGTCAGTGACGTCTCGCGAAGACCGCACCCGGAGCAGGTGGAGACCGGGGTCATCGCGACGACGGTGGAGAACGGGCCAGAAGCCGGAGCCGGGGAGGAGGACGAGCGGTGA
- a CDS encoding SH3 domain-containing protein, giving the protein MSPLSRPSRFRRLGLCVAAGTLAALTAGAPAALAADPQPAGQRAEATAPDPTSDELSASALQREHEARQEAQGQGQAEPQRPKRTYKGRVIAKPYLLLRDKPTRSSRIVGSVEHGAVVHIFCKTKGDNVDGNNRWYLLTDGTWAWGSARYIENIGAAPRWC; this is encoded by the coding sequence ATGTCCCCCCTGTCCCGCCCCTCGCGCTTCCGCCGGCTCGGCCTGTGCGTCGCCGCAGGCACCCTCGCGGCGCTCACGGCCGGCGCCCCCGCCGCCCTGGCCGCGGACCCCCAGCCCGCCGGGCAGCGCGCCGAGGCCACCGCCCCGGACCCGACGTCCGACGAGCTCTCCGCGTCGGCCCTCCAGCGCGAGCACGAGGCCCGCCAGGAGGCGCAGGGGCAGGGGCAGGCCGAGCCCCAGAGGCCCAAGCGGACCTACAAGGGCCGGGTCATCGCCAAGCCCTACCTGCTGCTCCGCGACAAGCCGACCCGCAGCAGCCGGATCGTCGGCTCGGTCGAGCACGGTGCGGTCGTCCACATCTTCTGCAAGACCAAGGGCGACAACGTCGACGGCAACAACCGCTGGTACCTGCTGACCGACGGCACCTGGGCCTGGGGCTCGGCCCGCTACATCGAGAACATCGGCGCCGCGCCGCGCTGGTGCTGA
- a CDS encoding HAMP domain-containing sensor histidine kinase yields MRRRGLRSPSWTAGLTWKSAVFLTVMCCTLAALLGVLVHTAVTRQTVGHAREKALERLEVVTDAYEAGEPLPRGSGIDPPGLPASLRALAAGGERGTIVADGPHRPGDPDGQGGPAMWAAGPADGRALATWTDYSHSARTIAGLDRAIIGSSLLAIAATLLVGLFAVGRVTRRLHQSARVARRISAGDLDARVNDPRTARPVRAQDEVAIVAGALDTMASTLQRKLQTEQRFTADVAHELRTPLTGLSAAAELLPPGRPAELVRDRVRAMRALTEDLLEISRLDARTEQVDLAEHDLAPLAERVVRASGTDTEVRVTGAARVETDRRRLERVIGNLVANAHRHGAPPVVLSVDGAVVTVRDHGPGFPAYLLEGGPQRFRTEGAGKGHGLGLTIAVGQAQAIGARLEFGNPPDGGALARMTLPEYVHLDEEERGGEAAVDDAHGDPDGSHEGSPHGP; encoded by the coding sequence ATGAGGAGGCGCGGGCTCCGCTCCCCCTCCTGGACCGCGGGCCTCACCTGGAAGTCCGCGGTCTTCCTGACCGTCATGTGCTGCACTCTGGCCGCGCTCCTCGGCGTCCTGGTGCACACCGCGGTGACCCGGCAGACGGTCGGCCACGCCCGCGAGAAGGCGCTGGAGCGACTGGAGGTGGTCACCGACGCGTACGAGGCCGGGGAGCCACTGCCACGGGGCTCCGGCATCGACCCGCCGGGCCTCCCCGCCTCGCTGCGCGCCCTGGCCGCGGGCGGCGAGCGGGGCACCATCGTGGCGGACGGCCCGCACCGGCCGGGCGACCCGGACGGACAGGGCGGCCCCGCCATGTGGGCGGCCGGTCCGGCGGACGGGCGGGCGCTGGCCACCTGGACGGACTACAGCCACAGCGCCCGCACCATCGCCGGGCTCGACCGGGCGATCATCGGCTCCTCGCTGCTGGCCATCGCCGCCACCCTGCTCGTCGGGCTGTTCGCCGTCGGCCGGGTGACCCGCAGGCTCCACCAGAGCGCCCGGGTGGCCCGCCGGATCAGCGCGGGGGATCTCGACGCCCGGGTGAACGACCCCCGCACCGCCCGCCCGGTCCGCGCGCAGGACGAGGTGGCGATCGTGGCGGGCGCGCTCGACACGATGGCCTCGACGCTTCAGCGCAAGCTCCAGACCGAGCAGCGGTTCACCGCCGATGTGGCGCACGAGCTGCGCACCCCGCTGACCGGCCTGTCGGCCGCCGCCGAACTGCTGCCGCCGGGCCGCCCGGCCGAGCTGGTGCGCGACCGGGTCAGGGCGATGCGGGCGCTGACCGAGGACCTGCTGGAGATCTCCCGCCTCGACGCCCGCACGGAGCAGGTCGATCTCGCCGAGCACGATCTCGCACCGCTGGCGGAACGGGTCGTGCGCGCCTCCGGCACCGACACCGAGGTCCGGGTGACGGGCGCGGCCCGGGTGGAGACCGACCGGCGTCGGCTGGAGCGGGTGATCGGCAACCTGGTCGCCAACGCCCACCGGCACGGGGCCCCTCCGGTGGTTCTGAGCGTGGACGGCGCGGTGGTGACCGTGAGGGATCACGGGCCGGGGTTCCCGGCGTATCTGCTGGAAGGCGGGCCACAGCGGTTCCGTACGGAGGGGGCGGGCAAGGGCCACGGGCTGGGGCTGACCATCGCCGTGGGCCAGGCCCAGGCCATCGGCGCCCGGCTGGAGTTCGGCAATCCGCCGGACGGCGGCGCGCTGGCCCGGATGACCCTGCCGGAGTACGTACACCTCGACGAGGAGGAAAGGGGCGGGGAGGCCGCCGTCGATGACGCCCACGGTGACCCGGACGGCTCACACGAAGGCTCCCCTCACGGACCGTGA
- a CDS encoding zinc ribbon domain-containing protein encodes MIIFGTKGYLHQLAILTMVCGWCGNPAAHTLRKRVTKFTLFFVPLFPFSTKFATQCTFCGGEQQIPQEQADQLLAQHAAGQDGRPYGQAQQQPGFTPPGQGGNPYQR; translated from the coding sequence ATGATCATTTTCGGCACCAAGGGCTACCTCCACCAACTGGCCATCCTGACGATGGTGTGCGGCTGGTGCGGCAATCCGGCCGCGCACACCCTGCGCAAACGGGTCACGAAGTTCACGCTGTTCTTCGTGCCGCTGTTCCCCTTCTCGACGAAGTTCGCCACGCAGTGCACGTTCTGCGGCGGGGAGCAGCAGATACCGCAGGAGCAGGCCGACCAGCTGCTCGCGCAGCACGCGGCCGGGCAGGACGGCCGACCGTACGGCCAGGCCCAGCAGCAGCCTGGTTTCACGCCGCCGGGCCAGGGCGGGAATCCTTACCAGCGCTGA